The window CCGCCTAGCGCGTAACGGCTGCTTTCGTTATCGGTGGCGAACACCGTGCGGCGAACCATTTCGCGAAACAACCGGGCGGCCAACTCGTGAAATTTTTCTTCTGTAAACGGCGTGACGTTGGGGAACTCGTCCGGGTTTTCGCCCGGCAGCTTCCACTGGCTCCGATCGCCACGAACTAGCGTGCCTTGCGGATCGCTCTCCAAATACAATTTCTCGTCGGTGCATTCACGCAAAATGGGACCAAAGCGCGCAATGGGCAGCACCGCGCTGCCAGGCGTTTCCACATTCACCCCCGGCACGCTAATGCGAATGCCAACTTCCAGATCTGTGGCCATGAGCGTGGTGCCTTCGGCGGCCACTTCCAACTTCACATTTTGCAAAATGGGTTTGGGACTGCGAGCGGGCGCTACGCTGGCGGCCGTTTGAAATGCCGCGTGTAATTTTTCTCGTTCAAAACTAATTTTCATGCTCGTTCGCCTGTATCGTGTGCGTGTGTTTTATTGATTTGTGTTGGATTGAGTAGAACCATGTGTTCTATCAAGTTAAAGATTTCTTTCAATCAGTAGAGGTAGTAGGGCGCGAGCGGAATGTGTCAGTAAGTGAAGAGAGACTGCCCTTTGGAATTGATATTTGTGGCTCGAAGGGTGATTTAGCTACGCCGTGGCGCTGTGGAAAGGATGTTGAAGCAATGTTGGCGGCAAGTTGTTTAAACATGACGAATTGGAACAAGTGCGGTTGGCTTGAATCGCCGGTGTTCGTAGCGCACCGCATGCCTGCGGCAGCCAACAAGGAATCGACAGATTTCCCCCATGCATAAATCGCTCGCATTAGGATGCACGCCTCGCAAGCGATTGTCGCAAGTTCTCAAGGGAAGCGCTCAACTCAGCATCGCAGCTCAATTGGCGTTGCAATTGACGAAAGCTGTGTAGTGCGGTGGTGTGATCGCGGCCGCCAAAATGCTTGCCCAAGGTAGTGAGGCTAGCGCCGCACATGGTGCGGCCAAGATAAATTGCCATCGCCCGGGCTAATACCAATTGCCGACGTCGTGATGTGCTGCCCATGGCTGCCGGTTGCAAGCCATAATACCGGGCCACCGCGGCGGTTACTTGTTTCAAACTGGGACGTTGCTGGGTGTGGTAGTGCGCTAGATAACGCTTGGCAACCTCGGGCTCGATTGTGATGCCGGCACGCGAGGGATCGGCAGCGCGCAGCTTCATCTCCAGTTTGGCCAGATGTCCGCACAATTCTCCGGCGCCAACTTGTAATGCTTCCGCTAATAATTTGGCGGCGCTGGCCGGCAGAGTAATTTCTCGCACGGCTGCCACGCGGCTTAAAATCTCTTGTCGCGCGGCAGACCCAGGCGGCGAAATTTTGAGCAGCAAGCCGCCGCTTAATCGACTGCACAAAGCCGGCGGCAACTCGGCCATTTCTTGCGGCGGGCGGCTGGAGGTAATGACCACGGGAGAGCCGCAAGCTTCCAACGCATCGAGCGTATGTTGCAACTCCGCCAGAGCGATTGGTCGACCCATCAGTTGCGACAAATCGTCCAGCACGAGCATGGCAGCGGTACGGTAGCGATTGCAAAAGTCCGCCGTCGTGCGCTTATTGACCGCCATGGCCAACTCACACGCAAAATCTGCTCCGTGAACATAAACCGCGTGGCCATGCGCCGATGCAATGATTTGTGCCAAGTGCGATTTGCCCACGCCAGACGGACCAAACAGCACGAGGGGACTATGGCTAAAGCCCGATGCACTTGTCAGTTGCTTTACAAGCGATCCAACCAACCAGTTTTCCGGTCCCACGATAAAGTCAGGACCTGTTGACGAACTGGGCGCGGAAGCACTCCGAGCTGAGTGTTGCCCCGTGTCTGCGGCGAACGAAATGGCGAAAACTTCGTGTTCCACCACGGCTCCGTCCAGTGAAAAAGAAAACCAGGCAGGCGCGAAAAGCGCCCGAGAAATTCAATGCAAAAAAACGCTTAATTCATGCCCCAAATTCTACCAAATTACAAGCTCGTTCGGTACCCGTTCACCCCCGATTTTTCTGGCCCAAAGACCCAGCATTTTCCGCGGAAAAAACAGAGTTTTTGGGCTGTCGAACACGGCTGCCTGGGGCCCGCAAATTCAGCCACGGCGAAACCGTGGAAAATGGCAATCAACAATGCTGGTTCAATACGCCCGCCAGACGTCGTAACGCATCGTCAATTTCTTCAGCGGTGGTGTTCACGCCGAGGCTAAAGCGAAGGCTGGCCTGAACCACTTCGCGGGGCAAGTGCATGGCCAGCAGCGTGGGAGACGGCTCGCTTGAACCGCTGGCGCAGGCCGAGCCGGTGGAACAGCAAATTCCCGCCATATCCAATGCCATGAACAGCGCCTGCCGATTGTGGCCCACAAACGCAACGTTGGAGGTGTGCGACAGCCGAGAAGCATTTTTCCCGTTAACGATCGCAGCGGGGTAAATCGTTCGTATGCCAGCTTCCAACCGATCACGCAAAGCAGCCAGACGTCGTGGGCGCTGGTCACGATCGTTCGCCCAGGACCTCAAGGCAGCAAGAAAGCCAAGCGCCAAGCTGACCGATTCGGTGCCGGGGCGCAGGCCAAATTGTTGCGTGGCTCCGTGCAAAATCGGCCGGAGTACGGCCGCCTGCTTGACGAGCAGTGCTCCCATGCCGCGCGGCCCGCCAAATTTGTGACCAGCCACCGTCATGGCTGCGACTCCCAGTGCGCGAAAATTCACCGGCACTTTGCCGACCGCTTGCACCGCATCGGTATGCACCGGCACGCCAGCGGCCTGACAGCGGGCAGCAATTTCCGCAATCGGCTGGAGCACGCCGGTTTCGTTGTTCGCCAGCATGACGCTTACCAACCGAGGCGGCCCGAAGGGAGAGGACGTGGAAAGCAATTCGTCGAGGTGCTTCAACTCCACGACTCCCTCGCTGGTCACGGCCAACCGGTCGACTTGCCAGCCGCACTTCGCAAGAAAATCGGCGGAGGCCGTAACGCTGGGATGCTCGATGCTGGAAATGATGATGCGGCCCGGGGCACGGTTTTCCTGTGCGGCAAGGGTGGACGATGTGCCGTTCGACGCTGCAGCGCCGGCCAAACCGAACAGGGCTAAATTGTTGGCTTCCGTGCCGCCGCTGGTGAAAATCAATCGATCGGCCGCGGCCCCGGTTAAATTGGCTCCCAATAGCCGGGCAATTTCTTCTCGCGCATCTTCCAGTAGCTGATGTGCGTGCCGCCCGGCGGAGTGCTGACTGGCGGGATTGGCGTAGCCGGCCGCATCGGCTTGGGCCATCGCAGCCGCCACTTCCGGCAACAGCGGCGCGGTTGAATTGTGATCGAGATAGATCGCTTGCATGTGCTGTCACCGCGCCCAAGGTTGCCGGACTGCCAGCACAAATTATACGAAACCGCAGATGCAAGCGTCATTCGGTTGAGCCGATTGGGTCATCGCCTAATTTGAATGAAAAGCGAATGGGTGGCCGGGGTCGAGGCCGCCGAGCCCCCGGAATCTTTCGCTGGGGGCTCACTTCGATCGGTCGCAGCCACCCGACGAAGCCGCAGATGCAAGCGTCATTCGGTCGCGCCGATTGACATTGTGTCGTTGCCGGTGACGAACTATGATCCGCCGCCCTGTTGGACCGATCCAGAACATGCTGCCCAGGCATGTGGTGACATACAGGGAAAGTTTTGGAGGGAGCCGTTCGGCCGATGCAATCATCGACCGCCATCGCGATTCGGGCATTGATCATGCTGATCGTGCTGATCAGCTTGCCGCTGTTTGCCATTTTCGGCAAAAGCTTGCCCGAGGTTGTTAAAGGCCTGCTCGAAGGGCGGAGCCTGGTGCTAAGCCCTGCGCCGGAAGGGGCCGCAGGTTCTCCCAATGCTTCGCCTTTGCCGGCGAACAATCCGTTCAACCAGCCGACTGCATACCGTGCCACGGCCGAGGCTGGCCCGGGATATTCGACTCCGGGCGCTTCGAGCCCAAGCCTGCTCAATGTTGGTCCCGGGCCGAACATGATTGCGTCGAGCTCCGCCCCGCCGGGCAATATGGTTCCAATGAGTTATCCAGGCGCGATGATTGCCAAGGCGCCGGAAATGTCAGCCGGCGAGAAAGCCGGCATGCCGCCGGGTAGCCCGACTGCTTCGTCCATGGGCGGTTTGCCTTCGGGAACTATTCCCTCGACAAGTGCGGCACTGGCAGCGATGCAATTGGCTGCCACGCCGGGCGCGTCTGGTGGGAGCGATTGGCATTTGCCTGCCGCGACATCGGCCGCCCAACCGGCAAGTTTTCAGTCGCCGCCGGAAGCAAGCGCTTTGGCGCTTGCCAATACAACGCCGCAGAATTCGCCGAGTGCCGCAGTGCCGTTGGATTCGGCTTATGCAGCCAAAAGCGCATCGGGCGGCGCCGCCATTGCGGCCTCGAATAATTCCGGCCTCAGCGATGAAAAATTCCGCAAAGCCGAAACGCGATTGCGTGAATTGGGCGCCACGCACTACATGCTGGAGACGTGGGGGCCGGACAACAATCGCTATCACTTCGTGTGCAAGATGGCGATTGGCGGCAATGCCGAGGTGAATCGCGTGTTCCAAGCTTTCGGCGATGATCCGTGGCAGGCCATGGAAACCGTGTTGCGGCAAGTGGAAGATTGGCGTGCGCGACCGCAGCCGCAATGAAGTGGCAGCCAAACGGGCCGCGAGTCGGCCCTTCTTAGCGAAATCTTTTGCGGTTGTAGGCCACCGATCCGGCAACGAGTTCTTGCCATTGCTTGCAGGCCTTACATCGCGGAAAATTGGCAGGCGGACTTAAGAAGGTTAATTGTCGACAGTTTATGCACACCGCTATGTTCCGGCGATCTTTCACAAAAATCGGTCTTCCTGGGTCGGCTGCACAGCGCCAATCTGCTGTTCAGTGCCAATCTGCTGCACAGCGCCCATTAGGGTGTTTTTCCGGCAAACAACGCCCGATTTATGGGTTTGTCCGCCTGTGGCAATTCAGAAATCTCAACGAAAATGCCGGTTTATCCCCCTCGGAACGCGGGCCACTGGGTCGCGAACCCCGGTTGAGTCGGGTTGAGGCGGTACTTTTTTTGGCCCGGGAGACCCTAAGTAGCCGAAAAATAGCTCAATTAGCCAACTTGGCGAACGGCAACGAAGCACGTAAATTAATCCGCCGGCTAAGGCAGTTGTACGATGCCGGGTCGAGCGCGTTTCAGGTCGAGGAAGTCGGCGGTGGATACCAATTGTTCAGCCGACCGACGCTTAGTCCGTGGTTACGGCGGTTATTGCAAACCTCGATGGAAACGCGACTTTCGGCTCCGGCAATGGAAACGTTGGCGGTGGTGGCCTATCGACAGCCGGTGTTACGAGTGGAAATTGAAGCCGTCCGCGGGGTGCATTGCGACGAAATTTTGCGGCAGCTTTTGGAGCGAGATTTGATTCGCATTGTGGGTCGATCAGAGGACTTGGGCCGCCCCTTGTTATATGGTACGACAAAGCGTTTCTTAGAGCTGTTTGGCCTGCGACATTTGGACGAACTTCCTAAAGCAGCAGAGTTCAAAGCCGCCGGCCAGAAGCATTCGGAGGTTGACCAGTCCGCAGACCAAACGACAGACAGTAACACCGGCGCCGGCCGGAACGAAAATACATCATCTACCGATCCAACCTTGGAGGAAAAATCTGTGACGACGAGTATTCGCCCTGCGACGATCCCCGCCGAATTAACCGAGGAACCGCTCGAGGCACTTTCTTTGGCTGCGCGCCTGCCGGCGGGCAATCGTTCTCTTTCAGCCGCCAAAAATGGCGACGAAGAGGAAGATGAAGTGGACGATGAGGAGGACGAGGAAGACGATGATTGGGAGGACGATGAAGACGAAGATGAAGAGGATGACGACTTCGTCGATGAAGAATGGGAAGAAGTAGATGACGATGATGAAGACGACGACGAAGAAGACGATGAAGATGACGATGAAGAATGGGAAGACGACGACGAGGAAGATGAAGAATGGGAAGACGACGACGAGGAAGATGAAGAAGATGAAAAGTGGGAAGACGACAAAAAATAAACTTCTTGTCGGTTAGCAGCTCCCCGCTGGGGGCAACAGCGGCTTTATTCCTCGAGGCGGAATAATCTTTTCAGCGCATCCAACAGGCCGTGGGGACTGCCGGCGCGCGATTCATCGCGCAGCGATTCCAACGGCGGATGCAGCAGCTTGTTCACGTAGCGCTCGAAGGTCTGGCTGATTTCCTGGCGTGAGCGTTCATCGAGTTCCGGCAGCTTGTGGAATAAACGCCGCAATTCTTCATCGCGCACCTCGTGCCAGCCCTGGCGAAGCTGCCGGATAATGGGTCCCGTGGCGCGGTGATACAGTTCCTGCATGAATAATGCGGTTTCCTCTTCCACAATCCGCAGCGCCCGTGGCAATTCTTGATCGCGGGCGGCGCGATTTTGCCGGCATACTTCTTGGAGATCGTCCAGCGAATACAAGTACACGCCCAGGCAATCGCCGATGGCGGGCTCAAAATCGCGCGGCACGGCTAAATCTAAAATCAACAGCGGCCGCTGAAACCGTTGTGATTCAATTCCTCGAAATTGCTCCAGCGTGACAATGGGCTGCGTGGCTCCGGTGGCACTGACGATTAAATCGGCGGACACCAGCTCCGCGGATAGTTGTTCCCAAGGCGCCGCCTGACCGGCGTATTTCTCCGCTAATTTGGCGGCAGCCGAGGCGTGACGATTGATCACGGTAATGTGCTTAGCGTGTCCGTCGCGCAAATAAATCAACACTTCTTCCGCCGTTTCGCCGGCGCCAATCACCAGTACATGCTTGTCTTCAAAACCTTCAAACATATTGCGCGCAAAACCGCCGACCGCCACGCTGGCAATGCTTAATCGCTTATCGTTGATGGAAGTTTCCGTGGCCACGCGCTTGGCCACGCGCAAAGCCCGTTGGAAAACATCGTGTGTGATGGGGCCCACGCTTTCCTGCTGCGCTGCCAGTTGGTAGGCCTGTTTCACCTGCGCCAGAATTTGCGATTCGCCCAATACCATGCTGTCCAGGCTGGCGGCGACAGTGAATAAATGTTGCACGGCCCCTTCGCCCGATTGCTCGAACAAGTCGTCGGATACCTGCTGCGGCGGCAGGCCGTGAAATTCCGCCAGGAATCGCTTGATTTGCTCGTCGGAAGGGGCACTGGCCGGATCGTCGGCGGCGGTGTACAGCTCGACCCGATTGCAGGTGGAAAGCAGCACTGCTTCGGCGGCGGGATAGGAATTTCGCCACTGCTGAAGCGCCACAGCCACTTGATCCGAGTTGAACGCCAAGCGTTCGCGCACGACCAGCGAAGCGTTGTGATGACTGCATCCAACCATTTGGAGTTTCATCGGAGAATCTCCAAGGACAAGGCGGAAGGCAGCAGGCAGAATACAGAACGCAGAGCAGTGGGGTTTGGTGGTTGGGCTTCGCACGCCACCCATTCAACCTTCAGATTTCTGCTTTCTGTCTTTTGCTTTTCGATCATGGCGGTATGCTCGCTGGGCAACAGCAACCGCAGGCCCAAGGCCACGGCCAAAAACGCAAAGCTGGCCACGGTTAAATAGGCGACTTTTCGCCCGCTGCGGGCCGGCCGGTACAGCATGCTAAAGATGGCCGCCGCCAACAACCAAGCGAACATCAGCGAGGTGCTCCAAATGACCGGATCGGTCCAGGGCACTTCGTCGATTTTGCTGCGATGCGAAACCATGTTCAGCACAATGCCGCTGGCAAAGCCTGCCCCGACCATCAGCACGGAAATGAGAATCGCGCGGCTGTTCACTCGTTC of the Pirellulales bacterium genome contains:
- the hemA gene encoding glutamyl-tRNA reductase; translation: MKLQMVGCSHHNASLVVRERLAFNSDQVAVALQQWRNSYPAAEAVLLSTCNRVELYTAADDPASAPSDEQIKRFLAEFHGLPPQQVSDDLFEQSGEGAVQHLFTVAASLDSMVLGESQILAQVKQAYQLAAQQESVGPITHDVFQRALRVAKRVATETSINDKRLSIASVAVGGFARNMFEGFEDKHVLVIGAGETAEEVLIYLRDGHAKHITVINRHASAAAKLAEKYAGQAAPWEQLSAELVSADLIVSATGATQPIVTLEQFRGIESQRFQRPLLILDLAVPRDFEPAIGDCLGVYLYSLDDLQEVCRQNRAARDQELPRALRIVEEETALFMQELYHRATGPIIRQLRQGWHEVRDEELRRLFHKLPELDERSRQEISQTFERYVNKLLHPPLESLRDESRAGSPHGLLDALKRLFRLEE
- a CDS encoding DnaA/Hda family protein, whose product is MEHEVFAISFAADTGQHSARSASAPSSSTGPDFIVGPENWLVGSLVKQLTSASGFSHSPLVLFGPSGVGKSHLAQIIASAHGHAVYVHGADFACELAMAVNKRTTADFCNRYRTAAMLVLDDLSQLMGRPIALAELQHTLDALEACGSPVVITSSRPPQEMAELPPALCSRLSGGLLLKISPPGSAARQEILSRVAAVREITLPASAAKLLAEALQVGAGELCGHLAKLEMKLRAADPSRAGITIEPEVAKRYLAHYHTQQRPSLKQVTAAVARYYGLQPAAMGSTSRRRQLVLARAMAIYLGRTMCGASLTTLGKHFGGRDHTTALHSFRQLQRQLSCDAELSASLENLRQSLARRAS
- a CDS encoding cysteine desulfurase family protein gives rise to the protein MQAIYLDHNSTAPLLPEVAAAMAQADAAGYANPASQHSAGRHAHQLLEDAREEIARLLGANLTGAAADRLIFTSGGTEANNLALFGLAGAAASNGTSSTLAAQENRAPGRIIISSIEHPSVTASADFLAKCGWQVDRLAVTSEGVVELKHLDELLSTSSPFGPPRLVSVMLANNETGVLQPIAEIAARCQAAGVPVHTDAVQAVGKVPVNFRALGVAAMTVAGHKFGGPRGMGALLVKQAAVLRPILHGATQQFGLRPGTESVSLALGFLAALRSWANDRDQRPRRLAALRDRLEAGIRTIYPAAIVNGKNASRLSHTSNVAFVGHNRQALFMALDMAGICCSTGSACASGSSEPSPTLLAMHLPREVVQASLRFSLGVNTTAEEIDDALRRLAGVLNQHC
- the scpB gene encoding SMC-Scp complex subunit ScpB; translation: MFRRSFTKIGLPGSAAQRQSAVQCQSAAQRPLGCFSGKQRPIYGFVRLWQFRNLNENAGLSPSERGPLGREPRLSRVEAVLFLARETLSSRKIAQLANLANGNEARKLIRRLRQLYDAGSSAFQVEEVGGGYQLFSRPTLSPWLRRLLQTSMETRLSAPAMETLAVVAYRQPVLRVEIEAVRGVHCDEILRQLLERDLIRIVGRSEDLGRPLLYGTTKRFLELFGLRHLDELPKAAEFKAAGQKHSEVDQSADQTTDSNTGAGRNENTSSTDPTLEEKSVTTSIRPATIPAELTEEPLEALSLAARLPAGNRSLSAAKNGDEEEDEVDDEEDEEDDDWEDDEDEDEEDDDFVDEEWEEVDDDDEDDDEEDDEDDDEEWEDDDEEDEEWEDDDEEDEEDEKWEDDKK